The Arcanobacterium pinnipediorum genome includes the window ATCGCGAACTTGCTGATGAAGATCGTATTTTGCTCCATCAGAGCCCTACATCGCAGCATGCTGAAGAATCCTCAACTTCGGTTGACGAAGTTTTACCAACAGATACTTTCGCTGTCTCCGATGATGACCAGGAAGATACAAACCGCGATGCGCTTTCGAGCAACGTATCGCTAGGTAGTGGTGAGGTGTCGGATCATGACGGTGAGGCATCGGATCATGACGGTGAGGTATCGGATCACGGCGGCGAAGTATCGCCTAATACTGACCGAGCACTCTCTGACGGTGAGGATAATGTGAGCTCCAGTGCGCAAACCGAAGGTTCGGGAAATAACTGGCGCTCGTTGTGGAACTTTTCATGGGATGGTCCACGCGAAGAAAAAGGAGACCATGATGCGTAATATTCGATTTGCTCTCGCTGTGGCAGTAGCTGGCACTGTGTTGCTTGCCGGCTGTGCGCAAGATACCAGCGTGCCAGAACCGCAAGCAGCAGCAGGTGTTTCCAACATTCTTCCAGAAGGTAAGTATGCCGAGATAGCTTCAGCCGTTGCTAGCGCACTGGAACAGGCTGACCAAACACGTGACGTTGGTGCGCTAGGGGATAGGATCAGTGGGCCGTTGCGCACCCAGCGTGAAGCCGAATATCAGTTAGCTAAAATTACCCAGTCAACATCTCCAACATCTATTTTGCTTAATCCACAAGAGGTTACCGTTTCTTCGGGTACTGAATTTCCTCGTACTGTGATGGCTGTTGATACAACTGACACGTCACGAGGCATTGGTACGATTGCAGTGTGGACGCAATCGACTGCCCGGCAAAACTATTCGTTGTGGGCAGTAGTGGACATGTTCCCAGCACCGCCAAAGATTGATATTGTCAATAAACAAAACAACGATGAGGGCTATCTATCGGAAAATTCCGCTGATTATCGCATCGATCCAACAACTGTTCTCGATGCATACGCTACGTATGCCACCAACCGTGCTCTTGGTGATGTCCCCTTCAAAGAAGGCGATCCACTCTATGAACAAACGCAAAAACAAGAGCAAGCATTGACAACAGATTTGAAGGAATTAGGGAGTGCTAAAACTACTTTTAGCGTACCGAATAAAGATATTCGAGCAGTTTCTACTAAAGACGGCGGTTTAGTCGTCGTCGGCGAAATTCGATACGATACAACAGTGAGTCGCACGAAAGACACCGCGAAACTCAAGCTCGGTTCGAATATTGGAGCGCTTGCAGAAGGGAAACAAGACGGCGTGGTTGAAGTCGATAACCCTGTCGTAGCGCAGTATTCAACGTCGGTGGCATTTTATATTCCACCTAAAGATTCTTCAGAACCGATCCAATTGATTGGCGCATCGGTGCCAGCGTTATTAAGTGTAGTGAAGGCAGGATGATTCTATGAGTATGCCAGGATTTGGTGGAGTAGTTGATCTATCGACGCTCAAGAAAGATCCCCAGCCAGCTTCCTCGAATGCTCAGCCACAGGGGTTGAGTCAAGAAAATGGTTCTGCGCAAACGATCCCGGGGCCGTGGATTTTAGATGTTACCGAAACGAATCTGGAATCGACGCTCCAGACGTCGATGAGCCTGCCCGTCGTCGTCGTTTTCACTGCACCGCAATCACAACACTCCCAAACCTTAGTTGCACAACTTAGCGAACTGATCACAAAATTTGGCGGGCAGATCCAACTAGCAATTGTTGACGCCTCGATTGAACAAGGGGTGGCTGGAGCATTCGGTATTCAGGCAGTGCCGTCGGTAGTAGCGCTATTGCAAGGTCAGCCGGTGCCGTTATTCCAAGGCCTTCCCGAACAAACAGCTATCGAAGATACGCTCACCAAACTCCTTGAAGCAGGACGCCAATATGGCCTTAGTGCAGTTTTGGATGGCGATAGTGCCGGGGTAGCCCCGGAACCAGAAATACCGCCGTTACACAAGGAAGGCCTAGCAGCTCTCGAAGCAGGCGATCTTGAGGGGGCACATGCTGCTTATCGGGCAGCGATCAAAGAAAACCCAGGGGACCAAGAAGCTCAAACTGCACTGCATCAAGTTGAACTACTCCAACGAGTCCAAGCGATAAATCCGGAAAATTCTCCGCTCCAAGCACAGAGCTTGATACATGCCGCTAGCAGTGCGCCGCTTAGCGATATCGATGTCCATCTCCAAGCTAGTGACTTAGAGTTATCTTTCGGACATGCTGATGCGGCTTTTGCTCGGCTAATCGATGTTATTCGAGCAACCTCAGGGCAAGATCGCGAACGGGCTCGTACCCGCTTATTGGCATTATTTGATATTGTGGGCCAACATTCACCCATAGTGGCCCAAGCCCGTAAAACATTGACGAGCGTGCTGTTTTAGAGGTGCCCTAAGCTGTTTGAGGCTAGCTCGCAACAGCTTAAGATGCTGGCGTCAATCATTTACGTGGCGGCGTAGTTGATTCTCGTACAATGAGTTCTGGCTCAAATTTCATAGCTCCAATTGATGATTGAGTACCATTGATCATCCCGATCAGAGTAGTGACAGCGGTTTCGCACATTGTTTTTACCGGTTGGTGAAGTGTGGTTAGTGGCGGATTCGTAAAGGCGTTGAGCGGGGAATCATCATAGCCAACGATTGATAGATCTTCGGGAATGCGTAAGCCAGATGATTGGCAATAGCGAATAGCGCCGTATGCCATCACGTCTGAAGCAAAAATAATAGCCGTGCAGCCTTGAGCTATGAGGTCAGTGCATGCTGAGACGCCTCCTTCAACCGTGAAGAGAGTGTGTGAGCGGTGGGCGTGCTCGCGCGGAAGCATTCGTGCCATTGTTTCAATGAATGTTTCGGTTTTTACTCGTGCGGGACCAAAACGAATCGGGCCGGTAGCTAGTCCGATCTTTTTATGGCCCAGCCCCACCAAGTGGCGCACTGATTGGCGAATTGCTGAGGCGTCGTCGGTTGAGAAATCAGGTATTGACAGTCCGGAATTGAAACCATTCATGGTGACAAACGGTATCCCCAATGCAGTGATGCGATGGTATCGTTCTAAGCTAGCGGTCGCATCGGCGTGCAGGCCCGAGACGAAAATCAGACCATCAACGCGATGTTCTACCATGGCCTCTACATAGGAATCCTCAGTAGCCCCACCAGCGATCTGTGTTCCTAGTAGCGGGGTGTAGCCATGCATCGTCATGGCACCTTCAAGATACTGAGCAAACTGTGGAAAGATTGGATTGGTCAATTCGGGAAGTATCAGGCCAATGAGCCCACCACTGCGTTCGCGCAGTTGCTCAGGGCGTTCATAACCAAGTAAGTCCAGAGCCGCTAGAACTGCTTGGCGCGTATCTGGGGCAACAGAATGTTTGCCGTTTAAGACGCGCGAAACAGTAGCTGTTGATACCCCGGCATGTGTAGCCAGGTCCGCTAACCGGATTCGCTTGGTCATGGGAGCTCCTTCGCTCGTTCCATTTTAACAAAGAAATTTTGCAAAAATTTCTGGGGATTCCACAGCTAACGATACCCTGTAGTGCAGCGCAGTTGTCTATTTTTCAAGAGTATATCACGTAAATTGGGGTTAGCTTGGACGCAGAAGAGATACGGCGAAGAACCTTGTGTGGGCCGATTTCTTGCAAGATATGTGAAAAGAATTGCATAAATCAGTCGTATCGTTATACTGAAAACACAACACATGAGCAGCGTTGCTCTTAACTCACTACGTGCTCGTTGCCTATGTTCACCAAACTGCACAGTTATAACCCTTGAGGAGAAAAAATGCGTCGTGGCATTGCACTCTTAGCTATTACCGGAATGGCGATCGCCGGACTTACCGGTTGCGGATCGTCAGATTCAGGAAAAGCGTCAGATAATTCAACCGCGTCCGAAAGCCCATCAACAGACGCCGCGTTAACGGTGTGGGTGGATGACAATCGTAAGCCAGCGTTTGAGATCGCGGCACAAAAATATGAAGAAGAAACTGGAAACAAGGTCGAACTGGTTGTCAAAGAAAATGACCAGATTCGTTCCGAATTTGCAGCTCAAGTTCCCACCGGTAAAGGTCCAGATATTACCTTCGGCGCTCATGATTGGTTAGGCGAATTCGTCACTAACGGTATTGTTGCCCCCATCGAGCTTGGCGATAAGGCTAGCGAATTTTCCGATATTGCGTTGAAAGCATTTTCCTATGATGGACAAACTTATGGCGTTCCCTATGCAGTAGAGAATATTGCGATCATCCGTAATGCTGACTTGGCTAAGGATCCAACTCCGGCAACGTTTGATGAAATGATCGCTGCTGGCAAGGCAACCGGTGCTCCAACTCCGTTCATGGTCCAGGTTGATGAAAAGGGCGATCCGTTCCACATGTATCCCTTCGAATCCTCGTTCTCGGGCCCAGTTTTCAAAACCGACGCTGATGGAAACTACACCCCAGAGCTCAACCTCGGTGGCGAAAAGGGTGAAGCATTCGCACAGTGGCTAGGAGCAAAAGCTGCTGCCGGCGAGCTTTCTGCCGCATGGACCTACGATATCGTCGTCGAAGCATTTAAGAAGGGCGAAGTACCGTTTATTCTTGGTGGCCCATGGATGCTCGGTGATTTCAAAGGCATGAACATCTCCGTTGATCCGATCCCAGCTGCCGGTGACATGCCAGCAGCACCTTTCGTTGGCGTCCAGGGTGGTTTCATCTCTGCAAAGTCAGAAAACCAACTTCTCGCAACTGACTTCCTAGTCAACTATGTTGGTTCTGAAGAAGTCCAAGATGCCCTCTACGAAGCCGGCCAGCGCACACCGGCGCTGAAAGCCTCAGCCACAAAGATCGAATCTGATCCAGTGGCCGCTGGTTTTGCTCGAGCGGGCCAAGCAGGACTCCCAATGCCATCACTTCCACAGATGGGCTCAGTATGGAGCTTCTGGGGAGCAACCGAAGCTCAGATTATCGGCGGCGCAGATCCAGTAGCAACCTGGCAGAAGATGATCACCGATATCGAAAATGAAATTGCTGCGAAGTAATGTCATGTAGCAGAGACGGCCTCGTCACCTTTAGGGGCGGGGTCGTCTCTCGTATCAGGAGATAGAAATGTCGCAGATGATTAAGCCTAGTCAGGCATCGCTTAACCGAAAGGCGCGACGAGCCAAATTATCACGCCGAGACTCAGCTGCCACCACGTGGGGGAAAGGCTTTGTCGTCAAACTGGTTTTGATGGCGATCGTCAACGCTCTAGGAATCTATATTGTTTTCACTGCCTTCGGGGTAGGCTCAACCGCCCTGGCAGCCCTCATGATTGTCCTCTTAGTGGCACTAGATTGGGTGTATTTTTCTCGCAAGACCTTAGCGTTGAAATATCTCGCACCAGGTTTAGTGTTTTTGCTGATATTCCAGGCCTTCGTGATCCTCTACACCGCATATATCGCATTTACCAACTACGGTCATCAACACACCCTTGACAAGCAGTCAGCAATCGAGTCAATTCTGTTGCAGAACTCCTCCCAGCGTGTGCCAGACTCACCGCAGTACCCGCTCGTCGTCGTCGAACAAAACGGTGAACTAGGTTTCGCCGTGATCGATCCAGATGAGAAGGTTATAAAGGCAGGAACCGCCACACAGCAATTAACCGAAGTTGATGGAACGTTCACGGGATCGAAAATCACCGAAGTCGAAGGCTATCGTATCGTTGCGTTATCTGAGCTCGGCAAGCGCCAAAACGAGGTAACCCAGCTACGTGTAGCCCTCAGTGATGACCCCGACGAAGGAGCTATCGGTACCCAGACGGGAACAGTTGGCTATCAGTTTATTTCCACCGTGAAATATGATGCTCAGACCGATACGATGACTGATATTTCTACCGGCACGGTCTATCATGCAAACGACAATACGGGCTTTTTTGAGGCCGACGACGGCTCAACGATTAACGTTGGCTGGCGCGTTATTGTTGGGTTCGCTAATTTTGCAAAGGGCTTTGGTGATTCGCGATATGCCCAACCATTCCTACAAGTTTTGATATGGAATGTTATTTTTGCACTCATGTCTGTTATCACCACCTTCCTCTTAGGAATGGTTTTGGCGATTGTGCTCAACGATGAGCGGCTTAAGGGACGAAAACTTTATCGAACGCTATTGTTGTTGCCTTATGCTTTCCCTACATTTATGACGGCGTTCCTATTTGCTGGTTTAATGAATCGCAGCTATGGCTTCTTTAATCAAGTATTAGGAGTAGAAGTACCATGGCTAACCGACCCGACGATGGCAAAGGTTTCTATCATCTTAGTCAATTTGTGGATGGGCTTTCCGTACATGTTCCTGATCGTAACTGGCGCCCTCCAAGCTATTCCCGGCGAGTTAACCGAGGCGGCTAAAATCGACGGAGCTTCACCATTCCAAGCATGGCGAAATGTGACGTTGCCACAGCTCATGATTTCCTTAACTCCGTTGTTGATCGCATCATTTGCATTTAATTTCAACAACTTCAATCTGATTTTCATGCTTAATGGCGGTGGTCCACGAATGAGTGATGCTTCGGTACCTGTTGGGCATACCGATATCCTCATCTCGATGGTGTACAAGATTGCGGGCCTAACCGGAGAAGCCGCACCAAACTATGGGTTAGCTGCCGCTATGTCCTTAGTGATCTTCTTGATCGTTGGCTCGGTTTCCCTCTACTCCTTTAAGAAATCTAAGTCGCTGGAGGTGATGTGATCATGGAAAACACTGTTATTAGTCCTGCAGTAACTGCTAATAAGGTTCCTTTTGGTAAGTGGGTACGGGAGACCGGTTTCCGGCATGTGATTGCTGTTATTGCGGTTGCTTATGCGGCATTCCCGATTTTGTATATCGTTTCAGCAGCACTCAATCCGAATATCAAGACCACGCTCACGGGTGCTAATGAGATGTTCTCGGTTGTTTCGGGAGAAAACTTTGCCGAACTATCGGATACGATTTTTTGGACCTGGTTTTCTAACACGTTGTTCATTGGTGTAACGACGGCGATCGGCACAGTGCTCATGGGTGCGGCAGCCGCATACGCATTTTCCCGGTTCCGCTTCTCGGGGCGCAAAGTAACACTGATGTCACTGATGGTGATACAGATGTTCCCACAGTTGCTTACCTTCGTGGCAATCTTCTTGTTGCTTACCACGTTGGGTGAAGTTTTCCCAGTATTAGGTATTGATTCGAAACTAGCGTTGATCTGTGTATATCTCGGTGGCGCGTTGGGTGCGAACACTTTCCTTATGTATGGTTTCTTCAATTCGATTCCGATGGAGCTTGATGAGGCGGCCAAGATCGATGGTGCAACGCATTCGCAAGTTTATTGGACAATCATCATGCCGTTGGTTATCCCGATACTTGCTGTGGTGGGATTGTTGAGCTTCATTGCTGCGTTCAACGACTTCATCTTGGCGCGTACAATTCTTACCTCCCAGGAAAATTGGACGCTCGCAGTAGGAATGAACTTGTGGGTTGGTGGAAATGAGAAGAACTGGGATTGGTTTGCGGCTGGTTCGATTATTGCCGCTGTTCCAATATTGTTGCTCTTCTTGTTCTTACAGAAATACATTGTTTCTGGTCTGACTGGCGGCGCAGTCAAGGGCTAGAATATGCAGAGGTAATGGCGCGATGAGCATTGTGCTCATCGCGCCATTACGTTGTTTGCTAGGGGGTGATGAAAGAATCTGCTCACCCGCGCAGAGAGGCTATCTCACTTCTTCGGTGTGAGGTAAACCGCGCCCAGTGGTGGTAGTTGCACGAGTGCCGATTGGGCTCGACCATTCCACGGCACGTCTTCGGTGCGTACCGATCCCATATTGCCAACACCAGATCCGCCGTACTCAAGTGCATCAGTATTGACAATTTCTTCCCATTCGCCTTCGAGGGGGAGCCCGATCCGGTAGTCCAGGTGCGGGGTGCCGGCGAAGTTCAAGGCGACGACGACGATATCATCGTCGATTGAGGACTTTCGGATGAAGGTCAAGACGTTGTTATCGCCGTCTGAACCATCGATCCATTCAAACCCGCGTTGGGTGAAATCGTCTGACCACAGTGCGCTGTGTTCTTTATAGACGGTGTTGAGCCGAGCTAGGCAGGTCATAATTCCATCGTGGCTTGGGTTATCGATAAGCCACCAGTCAAGACCTTTGCCTTCGTTCCATTCTGAGATCTGGGCAAACTCTTGGCCCATAAAGAGCAACTGCTTGCCGGGATGAGCCCACTGGTAACCGAAGAGTAACCGTAGCCCGGCGAGTTTTTGCCAAGGATCGCCAGGCATCTTTTCATACAGGGAACCTTTACCGTGAACGACCTCATCGTGGGAGATGGGGAGCGCAAACTGCTCAGAAAAAGCGTAGACGAGGGAGAAGGTGATTTCTCCGTGATGCCAGCGCCGGTTGATCGGTTCTTCTTGCATATAGCGCAGGGTGTCAT containing:
- a CDS encoding tetratricopeptide repeat protein, whose amino-acid sequence is MSMPGFGGVVDLSTLKKDPQPASSNAQPQGLSQENGSAQTIPGPWILDVTETNLESTLQTSMSLPVVVVFTAPQSQHSQTLVAQLSELITKFGGQIQLAIVDASIEQGVAGAFGIQAVPSVVALLQGQPVPLFQGLPEQTAIEDTLTKLLEAGRQYGLSAVLDGDSAGVAPEPEIPPLHKEGLAALEAGDLEGAHAAYRAAIKENPGDQEAQTALHQVELLQRVQAINPENSPLQAQSLIHAASSAPLSDIDVHLQASDLELSFGHADAAFARLIDVIRATSGQDRERARTRLLALFDIVGQHSPIVAQARKTLTSVLF
- a CDS encoding LacI family DNA-binding transcriptional regulator, with the translated sequence MTKRIRLADLATHAGVSTATVSRVLNGKHSVAPDTRQAVLAALDLLGYERPEQLRERSGGLIGLILPELTNPIFPQFAQYLEGAMTMHGYTPLLGTQIAGGATEDSYVEAMVEHRVDGLIFVSGLHADATASLERYHRITALGIPFVTMNGFNSGLSIPDFSTDDASAIRQSVRHLVGLGHKKIGLATGPIRFGPARVKTETFIETMARMLPREHAHRSHTLFTVEGGVSACTDLIAQGCTAIIFASDVMAYGAIRYCQSSGLRIPEDLSIVGYDDSPLNAFTNPPLTTLHQPVKTMCETAVTTLIGMINGTQSSIGAMKFEPELIVRESTTPPRK
- a CDS encoding sugar ABC transporter substrate-binding protein; its protein translation is MRRGIALLAITGMAIAGLTGCGSSDSGKASDNSTASESPSTDAALTVWVDDNRKPAFEIAAQKYEEETGNKVELVVKENDQIRSEFAAQVPTGKGPDITFGAHDWLGEFVTNGIVAPIELGDKASEFSDIALKAFSYDGQTYGVPYAVENIAIIRNADLAKDPTPATFDEMIAAGKATGAPTPFMVQVDEKGDPFHMYPFESSFSGPVFKTDADGNYTPELNLGGEKGEAFAQWLGAKAAAGELSAAWTYDIVVEAFKKGEVPFILGGPWMLGDFKGMNISVDPIPAAGDMPAAPFVGVQGGFISAKSENQLLATDFLVNYVGSEEVQDALYEAGQRTPALKASATKIESDPVAAGFARAGQAGLPMPSLPQMGSVWSFWGATEAQIIGGADPVATWQKMITDIENEIAAK
- a CDS encoding ABC transporter permease subunit; this translates as MSQMIKPSQASLNRKARRAKLSRRDSAATTWGKGFVVKLVLMAIVNALGIYIVFTAFGVGSTALAALMIVLLVALDWVYFSRKTLALKYLAPGLVFLLIFQAFVILYTAYIAFTNYGHQHTLDKQSAIESILLQNSSQRVPDSPQYPLVVVEQNGELGFAVIDPDEKVIKAGTATQQLTEVDGTFTGSKITEVEGYRIVALSELGKRQNEVTQLRVALSDDPDEGAIGTQTGTVGYQFISTVKYDAQTDTMTDISTGTVYHANDNTGFFEADDGSTINVGWRVIVGFANFAKGFGDSRYAQPFLQVLIWNVIFALMSVITTFLLGMVLAIVLNDERLKGRKLYRTLLLLPYAFPTFMTAFLFAGLMNRSYGFFNQVLGVEVPWLTDPTMAKVSIILVNLWMGFPYMFLIVTGALQAIPGELTEAAKIDGASPFQAWRNVTLPQLMISLTPLLIASFAFNFNNFNLIFMLNGGGPRMSDASVPVGHTDILISMVYKIAGLTGEAAPNYGLAAAMSLVIFLIVGSVSLYSFKKSKSLEVM
- a CDS encoding sugar ABC transporter permease; protein product: MENTVISPAVTANKVPFGKWVRETGFRHVIAVIAVAYAAFPILYIVSAALNPNIKTTLTGANEMFSVVSGENFAELSDTIFWTWFSNTLFIGVTTAIGTVLMGAAAAYAFSRFRFSGRKVTLMSLMVIQMFPQLLTFVAIFLLLTTLGEVFPVLGIDSKLALICVYLGGALGANTFLMYGFFNSIPMELDEAAKIDGATHSQVYWTIIMPLVIPILAVVGLLSFIAAFNDFILARTILTSQENWTLAVGMNLWVGGNEKNWDWFAAGSIIAAVPILLLFLFLQKYIVSGLTGGAVKG